In Paenibacillus larvae subsp. larvae, the following proteins share a genomic window:
- a CDS encoding carbon-nitrogen hydrolase family protein, with product MKVRISAVQYHLHTVDSFHAFAAQVTHYVKTAQEYESDFILFPELFTTQLLSIGDEHGNALPISALPSYTDDYKNLFRGLATSSGMYIAGGTHIIEENGHLYNTAFLFYPDGRVGEQRKIHITPTEVKAWNMGAGDKLRVFDTEKGRVARLICYDMEFPELVRMARAKGADILLCPSCTDDRHGFYRVRYTCHARTIENQVYVAVTGTVGSLPTVDFMRANYGQAAVLTPNDIPFPPGGVQAEGQINTDMIITADVDLTLLYYTRQKGSVTIWRDRRTDLYTDWR from the coding sequence ATGAAAGTAAGAATTTCGGCTGTCCAGTATCATTTGCATACGGTAGACAGTTTTCATGCTTTTGCTGCACAGGTCACTCATTATGTAAAGACGGCCCAGGAATACGAGTCGGATTTCATTCTATTTCCTGAGCTATTTACCACCCAGCTTCTTTCCATTGGCGATGAGCATGGGAATGCATTACCCATAAGCGCATTGCCTTCATATACGGACGATTACAAAAATTTGTTTCGCGGGTTAGCCACTTCTTCAGGAATGTATATTGCCGGGGGAACCCATATTATCGAAGAAAACGGTCATTTGTATAATACAGCCTTCCTCTTTTATCCGGACGGGAGAGTTGGAGAGCAGCGAAAGATTCACATCACTCCAACCGAGGTAAAAGCATGGAACATGGGGGCTGGAGATAAGCTTCGGGTGTTCGATACGGAAAAAGGGCGCGTGGCTCGACTGATATGCTACGACATGGAATTTCCGGAACTGGTGCGTATGGCAAGAGCCAAAGGAGCAGACATCTTATTGTGTCCGTCTTGCACGGATGACCGGCACGGTTTTTACCGGGTCCGTTATACCTGTCATGCCCGTACTATCGAGAACCAAGTTTATGTAGCCGTTACAGGAACTGTCGGTTCTCTACCGACTGTTGATTTCATGCGGGCGAATTATGGTCAGGCAGCCGTGCTGACACCGAACGACATACCTTTCCCGCCAGGAGGAGTTCAAGCGGAAGGACAGATTAACACTGATATGATCATAACCGCTGATGTAGATCTAACCCTGTTATATTACACTAGACAAAAAGGCTCTGTTACCATTTGGAGGGACCGCCGGACCGATTTATATACGGATTGGAGATAA
- a CDS encoding tRNA1(Val) (adenine(37)-N6)-methyltransferase yields the protein MTRVPLLPQERIDDLLTHGLHIIQSEEVFSFSLDAVLLARFCTVPNKGKIMDLCTGNGVIPLLLSTRTKAHIWGIEIQQKLADMAMRNVDLNMLQEQLHMIHGDLRHIYQVLGTGQFDLVTVNPPYLPVPTGEKNKNEHVAAARHEIFCTLEDVIVVASKLLRTGGKMAMVHRSSRLVDICFLMRQYRIEPKRIRFIHPRIGEEAMMVLIEGVKDGKPEIRTQPPLIVYNEQNEYCDELMAVYYGERTALE from the coding sequence ATGACAAGGGTTCCCTTACTACCACAAGAACGCATCGATGATTTGTTGACACATGGCCTGCACATTATTCAAAGCGAAGAGGTCTTCAGTTTTTCCTTAGATGCGGTGCTGCTTGCCCGGTTTTGCACGGTGCCAAACAAGGGGAAAATTATGGACTTATGCACGGGGAATGGTGTTATTCCTTTGCTGCTTTCCACTAGAACTAAAGCCCATATATGGGGTATTGAGATTCAACAAAAACTGGCAGATATGGCTATGAGAAATGTGGATCTCAACATGCTGCAGGAGCAGCTTCATATGATTCATGGTGATCTTCGCCACATTTACCAAGTTCTCGGAACGGGACAGTTTGACTTGGTGACTGTTAATCCACCCTATCTGCCTGTACCGACAGGAGAAAAAAATAAAAATGAACATGTGGCCGCTGCCAGACATGAAATTTTTTGTACCCTGGAAGATGTGATTGTCGTTGCTTCCAAATTGTTGCGCACAGGTGGAAAAATGGCCATGGTACACAGGTCCAGCCGTCTGGTAGACATTTGTTTTTTGATGAGACAGTACCGGATTGAGCCGAAACGTATCCGGTTTATTCATCCGCGTATAGGGGAAGAAGCCATGATGGTTCTTATAGAAGGAGTGAAAGATGGCAAGCCTGAAATTAGGACCCAACCCCCCCTCATCGTTTATAACGAGCAGAATGAGTATTGTGATGAACTTATGGCAGTCTATTACGGGGAAAGAACAGCATTGGAATGA
- a CDS encoding aminotransferase class I/II-fold pyridoxal phosphate-dependent enzyme — MLPRHRAPLYEQMIQHADGNPASFHVPGHKSGRGAMNWQAPFYESILKIDYTEIPGLDDLHQPEGAIREAQELAADCFGAEETHFLVGGSTVGNLAMILSVCRRGDLLLVQRNAHKSIIHGLMLAGVRAVFLIPQWDQESGIAAGVRLEDVSSALCTYPEAKGLLITNPNYFGMGQQLKPIADLMHAHGKPLLVDEAHGAHYGFHPELPPSALSSGADAVVQSTHKMLTAMTMGAMLHVQGSLIDRSEIKRQLTILQSSSPSYPILASLDLARRQMHIQGEADIQKGMDTVRFFRKRMEELPRFEIVSPTVNSVFDTLDPFKITVSDRRGVMSGPEIQRNLESKGCYVELATPRQVLLLFTLASTQEEAARASNAFRRMESDFCINKEELKAQAANMMNNPHVSSISAPVVFDLHPNTERINQSRSVPIHQAAGLYSAEMVIPYPPGIPVLYPGELITTETARYLEELAVQGIRFHGSREATAGYLQVY; from the coding sequence TTGCTACCAAGACACAGAGCCCCTTTATATGAACAAATGATCCAACATGCAGACGGGAATCCGGCCAGCTTCCACGTACCCGGACATAAATCGGGGCGGGGAGCCATGAACTGGCAAGCCCCGTTTTACGAATCGATCCTAAAGATCGATTATACAGAAATTCCCGGGCTGGATGATCTCCATCAGCCTGAAGGTGCGATCCGCGAAGCCCAGGAACTGGCTGCCGATTGCTTTGGTGCCGAAGAAACGCACTTTCTGGTCGGTGGCAGCACCGTAGGAAATCTCGCCATGATCCTCTCCGTATGCCGGAGGGGGGATTTACTTCTTGTGCAGCGGAATGCTCATAAGTCTATTATTCACGGCTTAATGCTGGCCGGTGTGCGGGCGGTTTTCCTAATACCGCAGTGGGATCAGGAGAGCGGTATAGCGGCCGGTGTGCGTCTGGAAGACGTCTCGTCAGCTTTATGTACCTATCCCGAAGCCAAAGGACTGTTGATTACCAATCCAAATTACTTCGGGATGGGACAGCAGTTAAAACCGATTGCCGACCTTATGCACGCTCATGGTAAGCCTCTGCTGGTAGATGAGGCCCATGGTGCTCATTACGGATTTCATCCCGAGCTTCCGCCTTCCGCTCTTTCCTCCGGGGCAGATGCGGTCGTACAGTCCACACATAAAATGCTGACGGCCATGACGATGGGGGCCATGCTGCACGTTCAAGGCAGCTTGATTGACCGGTCTGAGATTAAACGGCAGCTAACAATACTGCAAAGCTCCAGTCCGTCGTATCCTATTTTGGCTTCCCTGGATTTGGCCCGGCGCCAGATGCACATACAGGGGGAAGCGGATATCCAGAAGGGGATGGATACCGTACGATTCTTTCGCAAAAGGATGGAGGAACTTCCCCGGTTTGAGATAGTATCACCTACTGTTAATAGTGTTTTTGATACGCTGGACCCATTTAAAATAACCGTCTCTGACCGCCGAGGCGTAATGAGCGGTCCGGAAATCCAGAGAAACCTTGAGTCTAAAGGGTGTTATGTGGAACTGGCAACACCTCGGCAGGTACTGCTTCTATTCACCCTGGCTTCTACTCAAGAAGAAGCGGCCCGGGCTAGTAATGCCTTCCGCCGTATGGAGTCTGATTTTTGTATCAATAAGGAGGAACTAAAGGCCCAGGCAGCGAATATGATGAATAACCCTCATGTTTCGTCAATATCCGCCCCGGTTGTCTTTGATCTCCATCCTAATACTGAACGGATTAACCAAAGCCGCAGTGTTCCCATTCATCAAGCTGCCGGCCTGTATTCGGCTGAGATGGTGATTCCTTACCCGCCGGGTATTCCGGTCTTGTACCCAGGTGAACTAATTACAACTGAAACTGCCCGGTATTTGGAGGAATTGGCCGTTCAAGGTATTCGTTTTCATGGATCAAGAGAGGCCACAGCCGGATATTTGCAGGTATACTAA
- the rsmI gene encoding 16S rRNA (cytidine(1402)-2'-O)-methyltransferase, whose translation MKIQKSYQNTESGGVLYLVGTPIGNLEDITYRAVRILQEAEIIAAEDTRQTRKLLTHLGISGRLVSYHEHNKRASGPELIRLMKEGTTIALVSDAGLPAISDPGTDLAQMAMEEGIPVIPIPGPNAALSALIASGMPTDAFTFLGFMPRDRKRLEEHLKRWKHVSSTFLLYESPHRIIKTLEGIEEHWGNRQICLARELTKRHEEFVRGSVRECLAHLEEYPPIGEYCLIMEGTGEADAEEEIWWKKLSLEEHVAHYLALHGNKKEAIKQTAADRKLPKREVYNHLLDS comes from the coding sequence ATGAAGATACAAAAAAGCTATCAGAATACGGAAAGCGGGGGGGTCTTATATTTAGTAGGAACACCTATCGGTAACCTGGAAGACATTACATACCGGGCTGTCCGTATTTTACAGGAGGCGGAGATTATAGCGGCTGAGGATACGAGACAAACCCGCAAGCTTTTAACCCATCTCGGTATATCGGGACGGTTGGTCAGTTATCATGAACATAATAAGCGGGCCAGTGGTCCTGAATTGATCCGCCTGATGAAAGAGGGAACTACTATAGCCCTGGTCAGTGATGCGGGGCTTCCTGCCATCTCCGATCCAGGGACGGATTTAGCCCAGATGGCCATGGAAGAGGGGATTCCTGTTATTCCCATTCCCGGTCCTAATGCAGCTTTATCTGCACTAATCGCTTCGGGGATGCCGACAGATGCTTTTACATTCCTGGGATTCATGCCAAGGGATCGAAAAAGGCTGGAAGAGCACCTTAAACGGTGGAAGCATGTGTCTTCAACCTTCTTACTGTACGAGTCCCCTCACCGTATTATCAAAACGCTGGAAGGAATAGAGGAACATTGGGGGAATAGGCAGATATGCCTGGCTAGGGAACTGACTAAACGGCATGAAGAATTTGTCAGAGGCTCAGTTCGTGAATGTTTGGCCCATTTGGAGGAATATCCACCAATAGGAGAATATTGCCTAATTATGGAAGGAACTGGAGAGGCGGATGCCGAAGAAGAGATATGGTGGAAAAAATTATCACTGGAGGAACATGTAGCCCACTATCTTGCCCTGCACGGAAACAAGAAAGAAGCGATCAAACAAACGGCTGCCGACCGGAAATTGCCCAAACGGGAAGTATATAATCATTTGCTGGATTCTTAA
- the holB gene encoding DNA polymerase III subunit delta' codes for MSFQSIRGQATAKRMLQNSLREDKISHAYIFSGPVGTGRKQMAIEFAKAIYCLNGDGDSCGECRECRKVEHGNHPDLYMIEPDGASIKIDQIRELQKEFSYKSASSSTKIYIVSEAETMTTQAANSLLKFLEEPVSQVVAILITENGHALLPTIQSRAQWISFTPMPRAEMTRILIEEGFPEILVRSAVQMTAGVQLIEANWFAEMRNLVIQLLKETLTRFPLSFITVQQKLIKTNLNEHMPVLFDFIILWLKDMVRLRLGRNEPFVYMDQLDWMSSLAFSRDVTDWVQMMEQAVELQKRLRSNANPQLVMEKMLVGIQGV; via the coding sequence ATGTCTTTTCAGTCTATACGTGGACAAGCCACGGCTAAGCGAATGCTGCAAAACAGCTTACGGGAAGATAAAATTTCCCATGCCTATATTTTCAGCGGACCAGTAGGTACGGGCCGCAAACAAATGGCAATAGAATTTGCCAAAGCGATCTATTGTTTGAATGGAGACGGTGATTCCTGCGGAGAATGCAGAGAGTGCCGCAAGGTTGAACATGGGAATCACCCAGATTTATATATGATAGAACCTGATGGGGCTTCGATTAAAATCGATCAGATCCGGGAGCTGCAAAAGGAATTCTCCTATAAATCGGCTTCTTCGAGTACCAAGATATATATAGTAAGTGAAGCAGAAACAATGACAACTCAGGCAGCTAACAGCCTGCTCAAGTTTTTGGAAGAACCCGTGTCACAAGTAGTGGCGATTCTCATTACGGAAAACGGACATGCCTTGCTTCCAACTATCCAATCGCGGGCTCAGTGGATTTCATTTACTCCTATGCCACGTGCTGAAATGACACGCATATTAATCGAAGAAGGTTTTCCTGAGATACTGGTTCGCTCTGCCGTCCAGATGACGGCTGGGGTCCAACTCATAGAAGCAAATTGGTTTGCAGAGATGAGAAACCTAGTGATACAATTACTGAAAGAGACTTTAACCAGATTTCCCTTATCATTCATCACAGTACAGCAGAAGCTGATCAAAACCAATTTGAACGAGCATATGCCTGTCCTGTTTGATTTTATTATCTTATGGTTGAAGGATATGGTGCGCTTGCGTCTTGGACGCAATGAGCCTTTTGTATATATGGATCAATTGGACTGGATGAGTTCCCTCGCATTCAGTCGGGATGTGACAGACTGGGTGCAAATGATGGAGCAGGCTGTTGAACTTCAAAAACGCTTGCGTTCTAACGCCAATCCGCAGTTGGTCATGGAGAAAATGCTTGTGGGGATACAGGGGGTGTAG
- the tmk gene encoding dTMP kinase, which produces MKGVFVTFEGPDGSGKTTQIRLLADALNKQGFQVLQTREPGGTPISDQIRSLILSPEHQEMKDQTEVLLYAASRAQHVHEVILPALKQGKIVLCDRFIDASLAYQAYGLGIEFESVIEVNRFASSGLLPNRTYLLDVPVEISRSRLTRREEGLDRIEQKGRDYHQRVREGFHQIYKENPERICLIEAEGNVEDIALRIQTDFFSWLKGKIGKMLLDGSHFS; this is translated from the coding sequence GTGAAAGGAGTATTTGTAACATTCGAAGGACCGGACGGATCAGGAAAAACAACTCAAATCCGCCTTTTAGCAGACGCTTTAAATAAACAGGGGTTTCAGGTACTCCAGACCCGGGAGCCGGGAGGGACGCCGATCAGTGATCAGATCCGTTCCCTTATCCTTTCTCCCGAACACCAGGAGATGAAGGATCAGACAGAGGTGCTGCTGTATGCTGCCTCCCGTGCCCAGCATGTACATGAAGTTATCCTTCCCGCTCTGAAACAAGGAAAGATTGTTCTTTGCGATCGCTTTATTGATGCCAGTCTGGCTTATCAGGCCTATGGGCTTGGAATAGAATTTGAAAGCGTGATAGAAGTCAACAGGTTTGCCAGCTCCGGACTTCTGCCGAACAGGACTTACCTGCTGGATGTGCCGGTGGAGATTAGTCGAAGTAGGCTGACCCGGCGTGAAGAGGGACTTGATCGCATTGAACAAAAAGGAAGGGATTACCACCAACGTGTAAGGGAAGGATTCCATCAAATCTATAAAGAAAATCCCGAACGAATCTGTCTGATCGAAGCCGAAGGAAATGTGGAGGATATCGCCCTCCGGATTCAAACCGACTTTTTTAGTTGGCTCAAAGGCAAAATAGGGAAAATGTTGCTGGATGGGTCTCATTTTTCTTAA
- the galE gene encoding UDP-glucose 4-epimerase GalE, producing MAVLVTGGAGYIGSHTVAALLEGGQEVVIVDNLQQGHRKAVLGGRLYEGDLRDAVFMDLVFRENEIEAVIHFAANSLVGESMNHPIKYYHNNVYGTLCLLEKMNEYNVKRIVFSSTAATYGEPERVPIQETDRTVPTNTYGETKLAMEKMMHWFDIAYGIRYVSLRYFNAAGAHISGKIGEDHSPETHLIPLILQVPLGQREHISIFGEDYPTPDGTCIRDYIHVSDLADAHVLAVQKLLTGGESSIYNLGNGQGFSVKEVIDIARKVTGHAIPAVVEPRRAGDPAILVASSDRIKEELGWKPTRDSLEAIIESAWIWHQSHPDGYDTR from the coding sequence ATGGCAGTTTTAGTTACCGGGGGAGCAGGCTATATAGGATCCCATACGGTTGCAGCTTTACTCGAAGGCGGTCAGGAAGTGGTCATTGTAGATAACCTGCAGCAGGGGCATCGTAAGGCTGTGCTTGGTGGCCGTCTCTATGAGGGAGATTTGCGGGATGCCGTTTTTATGGACCTGGTATTCCGTGAAAATGAAATTGAAGCGGTAATCCATTTTGCGGCCAATTCTCTGGTCGGTGAGAGTATGAACCATCCTATAAAGTACTATCATAACAATGTTTACGGCACCTTGTGTTTGCTTGAGAAGATGAATGAATATAACGTGAAACGGATTGTATTTTCATCTACAGCCGCTACTTACGGAGAGCCTGAGCGGGTGCCGATCCAGGAGACGGACCGTACAGTGCCTACGAATACATACGGGGAAACTAAGCTGGCCATGGAGAAAATGATGCATTGGTTCGATATAGCTTACGGTATCCGTTATGTATCCCTCCGTTACTTTAATGCGGCCGGTGCCCATATCAGCGGCAAAATTGGAGAGGATCATTCTCCGGAGACTCACCTGATTCCTCTGATCCTGCAAGTTCCGCTGGGACAAAGGGAACATATCTCCATTTTCGGAGAAGATTACCCTACGCCGGATGGTACCTGTATCCGGGATTATATCCATGTCAGCGATCTGGCAGATGCCCACGTGCTGGCAGTGCAAAAGCTGCTCACCGGGGGGGAGAGCAGCATCTATAACCTTGGCAATGGGCAAGGGTTCTCCGTTAAGGAGGTTATTGATATTGCCCGCAAAGTAACCGGCCATGCCATTCCGGCCGTGGTTGAGCCCCGGAGGGCCGGTGATCCGGCTATACTGGTGGCTTCCTCTGATCGTATCAAAGAGGAGCTCGGATGGAAGCCTACGCGTGACAGTCTCGAAGCTATCATTGAAAGCGCATGGATTTGGCATCAATCTCATCCGGATGGTTACGATACCAGGTAG
- a CDS encoding AbrB/MazE/SpoVT family DNA-binding domain-containing protein has protein sequence MMKSTGIVRKVDELGRVVIPIELRRTLGIGEKDALEIYVDGERIMLKKYEPACIFCGNAENVTYFKGKIVCQNCLSEMPIPVTK, from the coding sequence ATGATGAAATCTACTGGTATTGTAAGAAAAGTTGACGAATTAGGACGGGTAGTCATCCCAATCGAACTTCGCCGTACTTTAGGCATTGGTGAAAAAGACGCTCTGGAAATTTACGTAGACGGCGAGCGCATTATGTTGAAAAAATACGAGCCTGCTTGTATTTTCTGCGGCAACGCTGAAAACGTAACTTACTTCAAAGGCAAAATCGTTTGCCAAAATTGTTTGTCTGAAATGCCAATCCCTGTGACAAAATAA
- a CDS encoding HD domain-containing protein, translating into MREEKVFKDPVHHYVYVKDRLIWDLINTKEFQRLRRIRQLGTSFYTFHGAEHSRFSHSLGVYEITRKIISQFERNDYEDWPKEERLLCLCASLLHDLGHGPFSHSIEKVFGTNHEEWSCRMVLEDTEVNRVLKQVSPDFPQKVADVIKKTYQKEIVVSLVSSQLDADRMDYLLRDAYFTGVNYGKFDLERILRVIRPYKEHIVVKESGMHAVEDYLMSRYQMYWQIYFHPVTRSAEILLHKIFMRAKHLYEGGYTFHFMLEPVRSLLSGHITIDSYFMLDESLVQTNLIYWINEKDKILSDLCHRFINRRLFKYITVDGPHPDLLGEIQEALEDLGKDPNYYSEVDFPSDLSYDVYKPGEKDEKLPILLLNRKEELTEISKKSEIVRSISGLQAGKRHIYYPEELLLNIRTSNLKQWLNKG; encoded by the coding sequence GTGAGGGAAGAAAAAGTATTCAAGGACCCTGTTCATCATTATGTATATGTCAAGGATCGCCTGATTTGGGACCTTATCAATACAAAAGAATTTCAGAGATTGAGGCGTATTCGCCAACTGGGTACTTCTTTCTACACTTTTCATGGTGCGGAACATAGCCGTTTTTCACATTCGTTGGGTGTATATGAGATTACCCGAAAAATTATATCCCAGTTTGAAAGAAACGATTATGAGGATTGGCCTAAGGAGGAGCGTCTTCTTTGCCTGTGCGCTTCCTTGCTCCATGATTTGGGACACGGACCATTCTCTCATTCCATTGAAAAAGTGTTCGGTACGAATCACGAAGAATGGTCCTGCCGCATGGTACTGGAAGATACAGAAGTAAACCGGGTACTGAAGCAGGTTTCTCCGGATTTTCCCCAGAAAGTAGCGGACGTTATAAAGAAAACTTATCAGAAGGAGATTGTCGTCAGTCTGGTATCAAGTCAGCTGGATGCGGACCGGATGGATTATTTGCTCCGCGATGCTTATTTCACAGGTGTAAACTATGGCAAGTTTGACTTAGAGCGCATTCTCCGGGTAATCCGTCCTTACAAGGAACATATTGTAGTAAAAGAAAGCGGCATGCACGCTGTGGAAGACTACCTAATGTCCCGGTACCAAATGTATTGGCAAATTTATTTTCACCCCGTAACCCGGAGTGCTGAAATCTTGTTGCACAAAATATTTATGCGCGCCAAGCATTTATATGAGGGGGGCTATACATTCCATTTTATGCTGGAACCGGTCCGTAGTCTCCTGAGTGGGCATATAACTATAGACTCTTATTTTATGTTGGATGAATCTCTTGTTCAAACTAATCTGATCTATTGGATTAACGAAAAGGATAAGATTCTGTCTGACTTGTGTCACCGTTTCATTAATAGACGTTTGTTTAAATACATAACAGTAGACGGTCCTCACCCCGATTTGTTGGGAGAGATTCAGGAGGCTTTGGAAGACCTCGGCAAGGATCCGAATTATTATAGTGAAGTGGATTTCCCCTCCGATCTTTCTTATGATGTTTATAAGCCCGGTGAAAAAGACGAAAAACTTCCTATCCTGCTCCTGAACCGGAAAGAAGAGCTCACCGAAATCTCCAAAAAATCGGAAATTGTCCGTTCGATCAGTGGACTTCAGGCAGGAAAACGCCATATTTATTACCCGGAGGAATTGCTTTTAAATATCCGGACCTCTAATTTGAAACAGTGGTTAAACAAGGGTTAG
- the yabA gene encoding DNA replication initiation control protein YabA: MDKQDIFVEVGQIEEQMGKAYEELGALKKKIIALLEENKHLMLENQQLRAVLQEKENEYIQRTSKEDVPSIGEGHDNLARLYNEGFHICNVYYGHLRTEGDCLFCLSFLNK, encoded by the coding sequence GTGGATAAACAGGATATTTTTGTTGAAGTCGGACAAATTGAAGAGCAAATGGGCAAGGCCTATGAAGAATTAGGCGCACTCAAGAAGAAAATTATTGCCCTGCTGGAGGAGAATAAGCATTTAATGCTTGAAAATCAGCAGCTTCGTGCCGTCCTTCAAGAAAAGGAAAACGAATATATTCAGCGAACGTCTAAAGAAGATGTACCGAGCATTGGAGAAGGGCATGATAATCTCGCCAGGCTTTATAATGAAGGCTTCCATATCTGCAATGTGTACTATGGCCATCTTCGGACGGAGGGAGACTGCTTGTTCTGCCTATCCTTTTTGAATAAATAA
- a CDS encoding sigma factor G inhibitor Gin — MEKPVVCTCTCIICGREETDGITVLDGFICEACEAEMVRTDVCDTKYPFFVHQMKKYLLKK; from the coding sequence ATGGAAAAGCCGGTGGTATGCACATGCACCTGTATTATTTGCGGCAGGGAAGAAACCGATGGCATTACGGTATTGGACGGTTTTATTTGCGAAGCATGTGAGGCAGAAATGGTGCGCACCGATGTATGCGATACCAAATATCCTTTTTTTGTTCATCAAATGAAAAAGTATCTGTTAAAAAAGTAA
- a CDS encoding YaaR family protein — translation MKINPGWHPTSKNMKVSENPVPSHTSLKNFSEMMIRHDNKVTQEQLVRLFEQIGLQGDRLSRNMTLRELREYKLLVKKFLEETARRGVHLKDTRGWDRRGRSKRYKLLEEVDAELLQMADELLETEQGRINLLHQIGEIRGMLIHFLY, via the coding sequence GTGAAAATTAACCCAGGGTGGCATCCCACCAGTAAAAATATGAAAGTTTCGGAAAATCCGGTGCCATCCCATACTTCTCTGAAAAATTTTTCCGAAATGATGATCCGGCATGATAATAAGGTCACCCAGGAGCAGCTTGTCCGCCTATTCGAGCAAATCGGTCTGCAGGGTGACCGTCTTTCTAGGAATATGACCCTCAGAGAACTCAGAGAGTATAAACTTCTGGTTAAAAAGTTTCTGGAGGAAACAGCGCGCCGCGGGGTCCATCTGAAGGACACACGCGGATGGGACCGCCGAGGGAGAAGCAAGAGGTACAAACTGCTTGAAGAGGTAGATGCGGAACTGCTTCAAATGGCGGATGAACTTCTGGAGACCGAACAGGGCCGGATTAACTTATTGCACCAGATTGGTGAAATTCGTGGGATGTTAATACACTTTCTTTACTAA
- a CDS encoding PSP1 domain-containing protein — protein sequence MYSVVGVRFKKAGKIYYFDPLELPIEKEHAVIVETARGIEYGKVVIGKKTVQEQDVVLPLKKVIRIADQADSVLVEENKKAAKDAFSICLDKIRQHQLKMKLVDVEYTFDRNKIIFYFTAEGRVDFRELVKDLASIFRTRIELRQIGVRDEAKMLGGIGPCGRILCCSSFLGDFEPVSIKMAKDQNLSLNPTKISGLCGRLMCCLKYEHDNYESAKDTLPTVGKMVITSYGNGKVLALNMNAKTAKVQLFELGKIMDLPFDDVVEQEVT from the coding sequence TTGTACTCAGTTGTAGGTGTCCGCTTTAAAAAAGCGGGTAAGATATATTATTTTGATCCTCTTGAACTGCCGATCGAAAAAGAACATGCCGTTATTGTCGAAACGGCCCGAGGGATCGAATACGGAAAGGTTGTTATTGGCAAGAAGACAGTTCAGGAGCAGGATGTGGTACTGCCTTTAAAAAAAGTTATTCGCATTGCTGATCAGGCGGATTCCGTTTTAGTGGAAGAGAATAAGAAGGCAGCCAAAGATGCTTTCTCGATCTGTCTGGACAAAATTAGACAACACCAGCTCAAAATGAAATTGGTGGATGTGGAATATACGTTTGACCGAAATAAAATTATCTTTTATTTTACGGCTGAAGGCCGGGTCGATTTCCGGGAATTAGTCAAAGACCTGGCCAGCATCTTCAGAACCCGGATTGAACTCAGACAAATCGGTGTTCGTGATGAAGCCAAAATGCTTGGCGGAATAGGCCCATGTGGCCGGATTCTGTGCTGCTCGTCCTTTCTGGGGGATTTTGAACCTGTGTCCATTAAGATGGCCAAAGACCAGAACCTTTCCCTAAATCCTACCAAAATTTCCGGATTGTGCGGTCGGTTAATGTGCTGTCTGAAGTACGAGCATGACAACTATGAAAGTGCCAAAGATACCCTGCCTACTGTTGGGAAAATGGTCATTACTTCTTATGGGAATGGTAAGGTCCTGGCACTTAATATGAATGCCAAAACCGCCAAGGTGCAGTTATTTGAACTCGGTAAAATAATGGATTTACCGTTCGATGACGTGGTAGAACAAGAAGTAACGTAA
- a CDS encoding cyclic-di-AMP receptor, with product MKLVIAVVQDKDSNRLSNALIKEGFRATKLASTGGFLRAGNTTFMIGIEDERVNEVFEVIKANCKVRDQLVTPVSPMGGTADSYIPFPVEVQVGGAAVFVLPVENFEHF from the coding sequence ATGAAATTAGTAATTGCCGTAGTGCAGGATAAAGACAGCAACCGTCTGTCCAATGCCCTGATTAAGGAAGGGTTTCGCGCCACTAAGCTGGCGAGTACGGGCGGTTTCCTAAGAGCGGGCAACACGACGTTCATGATCGGGATCGAAGATGAGCGCGTCAATGAAGTGTTCGAGGTCATTAAGGCCAACTGTAAAGTACGCGATCAACTAGTTACCCCAGTATCTCCCATGGGGGGAACTGCCGATTCCTACATTCCTTTCCCTGTAGAAGTTCAAGTCGGCGGCGCTGCAGTGTTTGTTCTGCCGGTGGAAAACTTTGAGCATTTCTAA